A region from the Rosa rugosa chromosome 6, drRosRugo1.1, whole genome shotgun sequence genome encodes:
- the LOC133716276 gene encoding uncharacterized protein LOC133716276, whose translation MAPPRRKRNNSSMPSQEEEEHVDSVSRHEEKQDQEERQEEEEISPADLAHILITFGRTQKEMVDTMKQLKAPSFVTQDDVVAMLEKELRRSSEDWKYAPQLPYPSSKMHLAYPKNYERPTFTLFDGRKGSPKEHISRFLDALGPHASNHNLRLREFSKTFTDRAYTWYTTLDPGCIRSWDEMAGKFCRKYFQYEERVTIAQLNNTRQKTGENLVDFVCYFRDLALDCYDEKDEESLVEICISSILPDRVYLENIGIAQFSRLIEAVFEEEGKVWNYPVVPCTDEELHAILDTLFADGVIKPMQREKPPTMEEKKNPRYSRYHQIVGHPTLACQTLRRILHAKIDEGTLELPSKKQAKMMIHCRNVMEKGYVMSSLAWEMTPWIRIMDLGHCANIKVPLIGLLGNNTSRPMVMIIHGYARQAAAEALMNVSEAFGPQCFVAGSETQRGRSLLGRQCYYVYRQRHGSCLPKSPETTLFGSTSQ comes from the exons ATGGCTCCACCACGAAGAAAGAGGAATAACAGCAGCATGCCTTcccaagaggaagaagagcacgTTGATTCTGTTTCCAGGCATGAAGAGAAACAAGATCAGGAAGAAAGGCAAGAGGAGGAGGAAATCAGTCCTGCAGACTTGGCACACATCCTCATCACTTTCGGCAGGACTCAAAAGGAGATGGTTGACACCATGAAACAATTG AAGGCACCTTCTTTTGTTACCCAAGATGATGTTGTTGCCATGCTGGAAAAAGAATTGCGCCGTAGCTCCGAAGACTGGAAGTATGCTCCTCaactcccttatccttcaagcAAAATGCATTTGGCTTATCCCAAAAATTATGAAAGACCCACCTTTACTCTTTTTGATGGGAGAAAGGGCAGCCCAAAAGAGCATATTAGTCGATTTCTCGACGCTCTCGGCCCTCATGCTAGCAATCATAATCTTAGGCTGAGGGAATTTTCTAAAACCTTCACTGATCGTGCATATACTTGGTACACCACCCTAGATCCTGGTTGCATTCGAAGCTGGGACGAAATGGCAGGCAAGTTTTGTAGAAAATATTTCCAATATGAGGAAAGGGTGACCATTGCACAGCTGAATAACACTCGTCAAAAGACGGGGGAAAACCTGGTGGATTTTGTTTGTTACTTTCGTGACTTAGCTTTGGATTGCTATGATGAGAAGGATGAAGAGTCCTTGGTGGAAATCTGCATCAGCAGCATTCTGCCTGACAGGGTTTATTTGGAAAACATCGGCATTGCTCAATTTTCCAGATTAATTGAAGCT GTATTTGAAGAGGAAGGAAAGGTCTGGAACTATCCCGTAGTCCCTTGTACCGATGAAGAACTTCATGCTATTCTTGATACATTGTTTGCTGATGGAGTGATCAAACCCATGCAACGAGAAAAACCCCCCACcatggaagaaaagaaaaatccacGCTATTCCCGTTATCATCAGATAGTGGGACATCCTACCCTTGCTTGTCAAACCTTGCGAAGGATCCTTCACGCAAAGATTGATGAAGGTACTCTCGAGCTCCCATCAAAGAAGCAAGCTAAGATGATGATCCATTGCCGAAACGTCATGGAAAAGGGCTATGTGATGTCATCACTGGCGTGGGAGATGACGCCTTGGATCAGGATAATGGATCTTGGGCATTGTGCGAATATCAAGGTCCCATTGATCGGGCTTCTTGGCAACAATACTTCAAGACCTATGGTTATGATAATCCATGGTTATGCCAGGCAAGCTGCTGCTGAAGCCCTGATGAACGTATCTGAAGCATTTGGCCCACAATGTTTTGTTGCCGGGAGTGAGACACAAAGGGGCAGGAGCTTACTTGGAAGACAATGCTATTATGTTTACCGACAAAGACATGGAAGTTGCTTACCCAAATCACCGGAGACCACTCTATTTGGAAGCACAAGTCAATGA